A window of Rubricoccus marinus contains these coding sequences:
- a CDS encoding M12 family metallo-peptidase — MRLRPLLAVLLLAAASSAAAQPALFAPSASKAGDLTPRQSQIFEILSAEPGVQAVEIVRADASLLAASGDVQISVLGLDIVLQTRSAERRASELLSWSGVEDTAGKAAPDAATAVLVERGSMITGTIWAGGFVYDVRPLTGGLHAVSRKAPEAFRDHGDDYDEFEREEKERLERERVAPAPGTPPAPEASSVQLGVSMVPNVDVIMPYTTNITAAYADPEALAQAAIDASNMTYANTGLSLRLRLVYAYETPFASSANSGDDLADLRDPSDGRFDEVHGLRDAFGGDMVAMLGESAGGCGVGYVNSNAAFAFSVSAASCAVGNLTLAHELGHNFGALHDPFVEPSLTPYAYGHGSVNTAGRWRTVMAYNDECIATVPNTGCTRVPFWSDPDVIYDDTTAPEADGPTGDAVLRDNSRVLQERGGTVAAFRAESTAPQLAYSPGSFSVSLASGGATTLDLQLENIAAAGASPLAYTAAFQNYSSNSLTSDPPEASKSRALDCTEGQVFEQSSISFFADVVSGGAEYGQSFTAPCSGTLRGVSPTNYMSGENSAGQTWSATLRVYEGEGTGGTVLGEKTRTDYVNAASGLEYLAFDFPTPIQIVEGQTYTWFWDLTAGQTATLYSVDNPQSGGQAYVSTDGAPGSSGAISNSDMAYRMVFGAPDRWASVAPASDAIAQGGSATITIRVDATGLAADTYSVDLVLSTNDPDAMTVTIPITLYVDGATASATIDGDAGWRLFAPAAPGLTVADLGGLNRLSGIPGYDEFNDPENPTGSLPNIFTGFDGQDFIAASGGAEVLESGQGFWWYLYDANCTTDAECPGGAANPSYALPFTLATDRAPTTEDVDVTLHAENSKVNLLGNPFGQSLDLSTANTWVGKNNLLTPVFAIYNSGTNGYTYSTTTPVVSAWQGFYAYGKTAGTLTIPESARTTGGTLVKEDDRTFLAFELTEESRGGQPLADRGAVLYFDEAASAGNDAFDLAELEPIDSRYVTLAFGAETASGGTELRGHEGRSPKDGAFEVPLHVDAAGSGTVLTLAWPTLDRLPTEWAVELRDVVTGATVDLRAEDGYTFEVAPRAVSPEAGLRVPGRTAGSALSADAVPVRFVVAVTPSFATSSSLEASGALALDAPVPNPARGAATVRYALPAAGPVRLDVVDLLGRRVASLADGEVPAGPQVASFDVGGLAAGVYAVRLQSGEAVRVVRLTVVR; from the coding sequence ATGCGTCTCCGACCCTTGCTCGCCGTCCTGCTGCTCGCCGCGGCCTCGTCTGCCGCAGCCCAGCCGGCGCTGTTTGCTCCATCCGCTTCCAAGGCTGGAGACCTCACCCCACGCCAGTCCCAGATCTTCGAGATCCTGAGCGCCGAGCCTGGCGTCCAGGCCGTCGAGATCGTACGCGCCGATGCGTCGCTTCTCGCGGCCTCTGGCGATGTGCAGATCTCCGTTCTCGGCCTCGATATCGTGTTGCAGACGCGCTCGGCCGAGCGCCGCGCATCGGAATTGCTGTCTTGGTCCGGTGTGGAGGATACAGCAGGCAAAGCCGCTCCAGATGCTGCAACGGCTGTTCTCGTAGAGCGAGGCAGCATGATCACCGGCACCATCTGGGCCGGCGGGTTCGTCTATGATGTCCGGCCGCTGACCGGCGGCCTGCACGCCGTTTCGCGCAAGGCGCCAGAGGCCTTCCGTGACCATGGTGACGACTACGATGAGTTCGAGCGGGAAGAAAAAGAGCGGCTGGAGCGCGAGCGCGTCGCGCCAGCTCCCGGCACCCCTCCGGCGCCAGAGGCCAGCAGCGTGCAACTTGGCGTCTCGATGGTGCCCAATGTGGATGTCATCATGCCGTACACGACAAACATCACTGCGGCTTACGCCGACCCGGAGGCTCTCGCACAGGCGGCTATAGACGCATCCAACATGACCTACGCGAACACAGGGCTCAGCCTGCGGTTGCGCCTCGTTTACGCGTACGAGACCCCCTTCGCCTCATCGGCCAACTCGGGGGATGATCTAGCGGATCTCCGCGACCCTTCTGATGGGCGGTTCGACGAAGTCCACGGGCTACGAGACGCGTTCGGCGGTGATATGGTGGCTATGCTCGGAGAAAGCGCTGGCGGCTGCGGTGTTGGCTACGTCAACTCGAACGCAGCGTTCGCCTTCAGTGTCAGCGCCGCGAGTTGTGCCGTCGGCAACCTCACGCTCGCTCACGAACTGGGCCACAACTTCGGTGCGCTCCACGACCCGTTCGTGGAGCCTTCCCTGACGCCCTATGCGTACGGGCACGGGTCCGTGAACACGGCGGGCCGCTGGCGTACCGTGATGGCCTACAACGACGAATGCATCGCCACCGTGCCCAACACCGGGTGCACCAGAGTGCCGTTCTGGTCCGATCCAGACGTGATCTACGACGACACGACCGCGCCAGAGGCCGATGGCCCCACCGGAGACGCAGTGCTCCGCGACAACTCCCGCGTCCTCCAAGAGCGTGGTGGGACGGTCGCCGCGTTCCGGGCCGAGTCCACCGCACCGCAGTTGGCGTACTCGCCTGGGTCCTTCTCTGTCTCCCTCGCCTCTGGCGGCGCGACGACGCTCGACCTCCAGTTGGAGAACATCGCCGCTGCAGGGGCCTCCCCGCTCGCCTATACGGCTGCCTTCCAGAACTACAGCTCGAACAGCCTGACGAGTGACCCGCCAGAGGCCTCGAAGAGCCGCGCGTTGGACTGCACAGAGGGTCAGGTGTTCGAGCAGTCGAGCATCAGCTTCTTCGCAGACGTCGTCTCCGGCGGGGCGGAGTACGGACAGAGCTTTACGGCCCCATGCTCCGGCACGCTTAGGGGGGTGTCCCCAACGAACTACATGTCGGGTGAGAACTCGGCAGGGCAAACGTGGAGTGCGACGCTCCGTGTCTACGAAGGGGAAGGGACCGGTGGGACCGTGTTGGGAGAGAAGACGCGGACCGACTACGTCAACGCGGCAAGCGGCTTGGAGTACTTAGCGTTTGACTTCCCGACACCGATACAGATCGTGGAGGGCCAGACGTACACATGGTTCTGGGACCTCACTGCTGGGCAGACCGCTACGCTCTACTCCGTAGACAATCCGCAGTCCGGAGGCCAAGCATATGTGTCAACGGACGGAGCGCCCGGTTCGAGTGGCGCTATCTCGAACAGCGACATGGCATACCGGATGGTATTCGGCGCCCCAGATCGCTGGGCGTCCGTTGCGCCCGCTAGTGACGCAATCGCACAGGGCGGCTCCGCAACGATCACTATCCGCGTGGACGCGACGGGCCTCGCTGCGGACACGTACTCGGTCGACCTTGTGCTGAGCACCAACGACCCGGACGCGATGACTGTGACCATCCCGATTACGCTTTATGTGGACGGCGCCACAGCCTCCGCCACCATCGACGGCGACGCCGGGTGGCGCCTCTTCGCGCCAGCGGCCCCAGGCCTGACCGTGGCCGACCTCGGTGGCCTCAACCGGCTCTCCGGCATCCCGGGCTACGACGAGTTCAACGATCCTGAGAACCCAACGGGCAGCCTCCCAAACATCTTCACCGGCTTCGACGGGCAGGACTTCATCGCGGCCTCTGGCGGCGCCGAGGTGCTGGAATCCGGCCAGGGCTTCTGGTGGTACCTCTACGACGCCAACTGCACGACCGACGCCGAGTGCCCGGGTGGCGCGGCCAACCCGAGCTACGCGCTGCCGTTCACGCTCGCGACGGACCGGGCGCCGACGACCGAAGACGTCGACGTGACGTTGCACGCGGAGAACAGCAAGGTGAACCTGCTGGGCAACCCGTTCGGGCAGAGCCTAGACCTCTCCACGGCGAACACGTGGGTGGGCAAGAACAACCTGCTCACGCCCGTCTTCGCGATCTACAACTCGGGGACGAACGGCTACACCTACTCGACGACGACGCCGGTGGTCTCGGCGTGGCAGGGCTTCTACGCCTACGGCAAGACGGCCGGCACGCTCACGATCCCCGAGAGCGCGCGGACGACGGGCGGCACCCTCGTCAAAGAGGACGACCGGACGTTCCTCGCCTTCGAGCTCACCGAGGAGTCCCGCGGCGGCCAGCCTCTGGCGGACCGCGGCGCCGTCCTCTACTTCGACGAGGCTGCGAGCGCTGGCAATGACGCATTTGACCTCGCCGAGCTGGAGCCGATCGACTCCCGGTACGTCACGCTCGCTTTCGGCGCCGAGACGGCCTCTGGCGGGACCGAGCTTCGCGGGCACGAGGGCCGCTCTCCCAAGGACGGCGCCTTCGAGGTCCCGCTCCATGTGGACGCTGCCGGGAGCGGCACCGTGCTCACGCTCGCATGGCCCACGCTGGACCGGCTCCCGACGGAGTGGGCCGTAGAACTGCGCGACGTGGTGACGGGCGCAACCGTTGACCTCCGTGCGGAGGATGGCTACACGTTCGAAGTGGCGCCGCGGGCGGTCTCGCCAGAGGCTGGGCTTCGCGTTCCAGGCCGCACCGCAGGCTCGGCCCTGAGCGCGGACGCGGTGCCGGTGCGGTTCGTCGTGGCCGTCACGCCGTCATTCGCGACCTCGTCGTCTCTGGAGGCCTCGGGTGCGCTCGCGCTCGACGCCCCGGTCCCGAACCCCGCCCGCGGGGCCGCCACTGTCCGGTACGCCCTCCCCGCCGCCGGCCCGGTCCGCCTCGACGTCGTGGACCTCCTCGGCCGCCGCGTGGCCTCGCTCGCCGACGGGGAGGTCCCGGCCGGGCCGCAGGTGGCGTCGTTCGACGTGGGCGGCCTGGCGGCGGGGGTGTACGCGGTGCGGCTGCAGAGCGGGGAGGCGGTGCGGGTGGTGCGGCTGACGGTCGTGCGGTAG
- the acnA gene encoding aconitate hydratase AcnA, translating to MASDPFGARDTLQTSGGAVTIFRLDSLREEYPGIDRLPFSIKVLLENALRQAAMPGPVGEDDIRNLASYDPANPADVEIPYTPARVLLQDFTGVPAVVDLAALRSAMARNGGDPEAINPRVPVDLVIDHSVQVDSFALPAAFQINADIEFDRNAERYEFLRWGADAFENFSVVPPERGICHQVNLEYIAQGVWTSPGDDGLPIAYPDTLVGTDSHTTMINGLGVLGWGVGGIEAEAAMLGQPIYMLMPEVVGFRLTGSLREGVTATDLTLTVTQMLREHGVVSKFVEFFGSGLSAMSLPDRATIANMAPEYGATMGFFPIDQETVDFLKRTNRSPEAVDLVEKYTKAQGLFRTDDMEEPQFASVLELDLGDVQPSMSGPKRPQDRITLGDVQREFTESLTRPASPQGFGLAPEALGNTGRYTDEAGNDLDMKHGDVAIAAITSCTNTSNPSVMLGAGLLAKKAVERGLKVKPYVKTSLAPGSRVVTAYLQEANLQIYLDQLGFNLVGYGCTTCIGNSGPLPEPVAKAITEGDLIVSGVLSGNRNFEGRIHSLVKANYLASPPLVVAYALAGTVDIDLQNDPLGQDEQGNDVYLKDVWPSQEEILDAINTAVKPEQYAELYEGIETSNPRWNDIEISGGAVYDWQDDSTYIQEPPFFQDVTPEVPAVQSISGARVLVKAGPSTTTDHISPAGAIPKSEPAGQYLQDHGVEPKDFNSFGSRRGNDRVMTRGTFANIRLRNGMAPGTEGGHSTYLPTGEQGYMYDVAQRYAEDGTPLIVFAGQDYGMGSSRDWAAKGTLLLGIKAVIAESFERIHRSNLVGMGVLPLTFKSGETLDTYGLDGTETYAIPVDDDVTPGQMLTITAEKASGESVEFEVRVALNTPVEVEYYRHGGILNYVLRDFLNTSMQPA from the coding sequence ATGGCTTCCGACCCCTTCGGCGCACGCGACACCCTACAGACCTCTGGCGGTGCCGTCACCATTTTCCGCCTCGACTCCCTTCGCGAGGAGTACCCCGGCATCGACCGGCTCCCGTTCTCGATCAAGGTGCTCTTGGAGAACGCGCTGCGGCAGGCCGCGATGCCTGGCCCGGTCGGCGAGGACGACATCCGCAACCTCGCGAGCTACGACCCGGCCAACCCCGCCGACGTCGAGATCCCGTACACGCCGGCCCGCGTGCTCCTGCAGGACTTTACTGGTGTGCCGGCCGTTGTTGACCTCGCGGCGCTGCGTAGCGCGATGGCGCGCAACGGCGGCGACCCGGAGGCGATTAACCCCCGCGTGCCCGTCGACCTCGTGATCGACCACTCGGTGCAGGTTGATTCCTTCGCGCTCCCGGCCGCGTTCCAGATCAACGCCGACATCGAGTTCGACCGCAACGCGGAGCGCTACGAGTTCCTCCGCTGGGGCGCCGACGCGTTCGAGAACTTCAGCGTGGTCCCGCCCGAGCGCGGGATCTGCCACCAGGTCAACCTAGAGTACATCGCGCAGGGCGTGTGGACCTCGCCCGGCGATGACGGCCTGCCGATCGCGTACCCGGACACGCTCGTCGGGACGGACAGCCACACGACGATGATCAACGGTCTCGGCGTGCTGGGCTGGGGTGTTGGCGGGATCGAGGCCGAGGCGGCCATGCTGGGACAGCCGATCTACATGCTCATGCCCGAGGTCGTCGGCTTCCGCCTGACGGGCTCGCTCCGCGAGGGCGTGACCGCGACGGACCTCACGCTCACGGTCACGCAGATGCTCCGCGAGCACGGCGTGGTGAGCAAGTTCGTGGAGTTCTTCGGCTCGGGCCTCTCGGCGATGAGCCTGCCGGACCGCGCGACGATCGCCAACATGGCGCCCGAGTACGGCGCCACGATGGGCTTCTTCCCCATCGACCAGGAGACCGTCGACTTCCTCAAGCGGACCAACCGCTCGCCAGAGGCCGTGGACTTGGTCGAGAAGTACACCAAGGCGCAGGGCCTCTTCCGCACGGACGACATGGAGGAGCCCCAGTTCGCGAGCGTTCTGGAGCTGGACCTCGGCGACGTGCAGCCGTCCATGTCCGGGCCGAAGCGCCCGCAGGACCGCATCACGCTGGGCGACGTGCAGCGCGAGTTCACCGAGAGCCTCACGCGTCCCGCCTCGCCGCAGGGCTTCGGGCTGGCGCCAGAGGCGCTGGGCAACACCGGCCGCTACACGGACGAGGCCGGGAACGACCTCGACATGAAGCACGGTGACGTCGCGATCGCAGCCATCACGAGCTGCACCAACACGTCCAACCCGAGCGTGATGCTGGGCGCGGGGCTTCTGGCGAAAAAGGCCGTCGAGCGCGGCCTGAAGGTCAAGCCCTACGTCAAGACCTCGCTGGCCCCCGGCTCGCGCGTGGTCACGGCGTACCTCCAGGAGGCCAATCTCCAGATCTACCTGGACCAGCTCGGCTTCAACCTCGTCGGCTACGGCTGCACCACGTGCATCGGCAACTCGGGCCCACTCCCGGAGCCTGTGGCCAAGGCCATTACCGAAGGCGACCTCATCGTCTCGGGCGTGCTGAGCGGCAACCGCAACTTCGAGGGCCGCATCCACTCGCTCGTCAAGGCCAACTACCTCGCGAGCCCGCCGCTCGTCGTGGCGTACGCCCTCGCGGGGACCGTGGACATCGACCTGCAGAACGACCCGCTGGGTCAGGATGAGCAGGGCAACGACGTCTACCTCAAGGACGTGTGGCCGTCGCAAGAGGAGATCTTGGACGCCATCAACACGGCCGTCAAGCCGGAGCAGTACGCCGAGCTCTACGAGGGCATCGAGACCAGCAACCCACGCTGGAACGACATCGAGATCTCGGGCGGCGCGGTCTACGACTGGCAGGACGACTCCACCTACATCCAGGAGCCGCCGTTCTTCCAAGACGTGACGCCAGAGGTCCCGGCCGTGCAGTCTATCTCGGGCGCGCGCGTGCTCGTCAAGGCCGGCCCGTCCACGACGACGGACCACATCTCGCCCGCAGGCGCGATCCCGAAGAGCGAGCCTGCCGGTCAGTACCTGCAGGATCACGGCGTCGAGCCCAAGGACTTCAACTCGTTCGGCTCCCGCCGCGGCAACGACCGCGTGATGACGCGCGGCACGTTCGCGAACATCCGCCTCCGCAACGGCATGGCGCCAGGAACGGAAGGCGGCCACAGCACCTACCTCCCAACGGGAGAGCAGGGCTACATGTACGACGTGGCGCAGCGCTACGCCGAGGACGGCACGCCGCTGATCGTCTTCGCGGGCCAGGACTACGGCATGGGCTCCTCTCGCGACTGGGCCGCCAAGGGCACGCTGCTGCTCGGCATCAAGGCCGTGATCGCGGAGAGCTTCGAGCGCATCCACCGCTCCAACCTCGTCGGGATGGGCGTGCTGCCGCTCACGTTCAAGAGCGGCGAGACGCTAGACACCTACGGCTTGGACGGGACGGAGACCTACGCCATCCCCGTAGATGACGACGTCACGCCGGGGCAGATGCTCACCATCACGGCCGAGAAGGCCTCTGGCGAGAGCGTGGAGTTCGAGGTCCGCGTGGCGCTCAACACGCCCGTCGAGGTGGAGTACTACCGCCACGGTGGGATTCTGAACTACGTGCTGCGGGACTTCCTCAACACGTCGATGCAGCCGGCCTAG